The following nucleotide sequence is from Excalfactoria chinensis isolate bCotChi1 chromosome 12, bCotChi1.hap2, whole genome shotgun sequence.
TCTTGACTATTTAGGGCTACCTcctcttaaaaaggaaaaaaacccagcaattTCACCTTTTACCTTAGAGGAGGTGAGCGTGGAACCTTCCTGCCCGTCATGATCTCTCTCAGTATCACCAAGTGTTCCTCATGGCAAAACCTGGAATTCACATAAAtgtgagaggaaagaaaagagccCCAACACTGCcatcccacacagccccatctgTCCTAAAGGAAACAAACCACCACGTGGAGCACTCTTTGAATTCCTAGATTTTAATTGCCATACAAATCCCCTGCAGACACCGATCTGTGGCATATGAGAAACCATACAAATACGTCACCATTTCTTTTCTGGCTTTTTCCACATAAAACTatcagttattattttttaaattctgtttatttttttaatcaactcCTGTAGTAGAAACCATAACAAGCGATTAACAGCAAATTGCTCATTTTCcaaaagaacaaatgtttcttctctccaaaaagagcagagaaaccACCGGGGAGATCCAAATATATGTACAGGTACCTGGGCACGATGGCCGCCACGCGCCGGCCGGTTCCCCTCATCCACACGTTTTCAGCACCGTCACCATTCACAGAATTCATGGAATTCAGTAAGAAATGTGCTATTTACATCGGAGCAATCCGCAGCACGAGGGGACAGACAAGAGCTGAGACACGCTCGCCCTCCTACACGGGCTGCTCGCAGGCTGTTAAGGCATCACACATGCACAGGAGCTGCTCAGGGATCTGAGGAAATCCACACAGCCGAAGTGTGAAGGcgtccacacacacacacacacacacacagctgtgtgacTTCCACGTGTTCTCTCTCATCATCTGAACAAGGAAAGGAGCGCCGTGCCCGGAGCGCGGGGATCGCACAGCACGGCAGCATGCAACGCggagctcagggctgggaaCACGGCGAGTCACGCTCCGGGGCACCTCCTGTTCCCTGCGTCTGTCAGAGAGTCCAGGCGATGTCATTCACAACTGTGTGCCAGTAACGTGGGCAACGTGGGCTGCATCGGGAGCTTCAGCACACTGCACGGCTAGCGGGTTGTGGTTTCTGCTCTTTTCTACTGTAACCTAGGAGTAGAAAAGGTTCGGGTCCTGTTCCTGCATCTACACGGGTTGCTCGGAGGTCCTAGGTCGCTGTGTCAGCAGTGCTATAGGTTGGTGTGTCAGTGACTCTGCCTGCCTCAGGGACTTTGGCACGTTCACCACGGTTTGTACAAATCCCTGAGAACTCGTCAATGCTTCGATGTGTTACAGCTCTGAGATGAGGCCTCGGCACGGCTGCGGCCCCGTCACGCCTGCTTCTTGCTGTTGCCCGTGCTGTGTAGCATTGCCAGGAACTCCAGGATGAGGTTTGCTGTCTTGCGTGGCCGCTCTACCACCACTGAGTGACCGCAGTTCTCCAGGATGGACACGTGGCAGTCCGGGATGGCACTTGCTAAGATGTCAGCTCCAGAAACATCCAGGACCTGGATGTTGGGGAGAAAAGTCACTGCCATAGCACTGGGCTTTATTGGCCACGGCAGAAACCCCGCTGGAGATGCCTTTGCAGGCCCAGTTGAGATCATAGAGTCactaagattggaaaagacctctaagatcatctagtccaactgtcagctcatcacccatcaccaccatgcccactaaaccttctccctcagtgccacgtgtgcgtgtttcttgaacacctccagtgacagCAACTGCACCACTTCCCTGTTCCAGTGCTCGACCATTGTCAATCCAGCAGCACAGGATACTGCCCACCACGCCTGCCAAAAGGGCTCCTTTGGTGcccaaaacagaaacagactgtgcagctctgcaccacaTGGCACACTGCATTTGTCAACCCAACAAATGCTGATGCTGAGCATCAAGACAGAAGCTGAGCAGAGATGCAGACATTTGCAATTCTGGTGGGGGAGGGCTGAGGCCATGCTGTACCATCTCTCCAGGTCCTGCACTGGGTGCCAGCCTATGCCTGCACCTCACCCCTTCCCCACCCTCTAGagttccttctttctccccttgTAACCACGTGGAGAGATGCTTTCTCCTTGCCACCTGCACACAGAAGAGCACATCCCTCCCTGGTTGCCAGGACAACTCTACTGGCAGTTTATTCCTCTTATTCCTCTTTCCAGATTATGTCAGACCTGGCAGTACCCAAAAGCCTGAAGCCAAGAGGCGGCCACATACCTGGTCCTGCTTTCCCCAGATGACCAGCGTTGGTGCTTTGATCTTGTTCATGTTCTCATGGAGGGAGTGCCGGGACTTCTCATCCACGATTTCTAAAAACACTGGGGTGGACAGGAGGAGAGTAAGCCTATGGAGAAGGATGCTTTGTGTGCAGCCCCATGCAGCCCTTGGTGGGGGAACCAGCTCACAGACAGGGGTGGTGGGACAAGCCACAAAGGGCCATCCTTACAAAGGTGGTGGCATTCAGCACTTCCACCAAACTGCAACAGAGGCATTCTCCTTCAACCCCACTTCCCCATAGACATCAGTACGCATTGAACCAGTTAGGGGGAtgagaacaaagcagcagccccaTTGCCTACGCATCCCTAAATCCATCCACCCCACTGCCCTCCTGAGCTCTCAGCATGGGGCACACAGGGACAGCCCAGGGATGCAGAACACACTTACGTTTTCGGTAGAAATCATTGTGTGGGATGCGGACGTCCACCAGGCCCTGAAGGATCTGCAGGGGAAGAACAGGAACatactgggggggggggtggctgCACTTCATATAGGGCCAGCAGAGTGCCCGCCCCACCACCAGCTATCCCAGACAGCTATCCCACAGCAGGTCTGGCCGTCACAGCAGCACTTGGGTAACAAGCATTTCACCAGAAACTATTTCAGCTTTTTGTGATGCAAAGCTGCATTTTTCAGGGCTGGCTGGCAGGCCGTCTGTCTGTCTCAGCCATGACTCcgcttttcttccttcttttatcCTTTcgccaaaaaaaaaattggtctTGGCAtgacttcacattttttttcttattctccaATCTACTCATCCCAGACTTCCTAAGGAAAACCTGGCGACACAGCCAGCTCCTCGCCAAGTCCCTCTCACCTCACAATGAGATGATTAACATTTCCATTGCTTCTGCTAAAAAAGCAACCAACAATCCCCCTCCTGGCCGGACAATAggcttctttatttatttagtgctTCCTGACAGCCATATTTACTGAAAAACACTTCTATTGCACAGCTCGCTGCTGGAACTCCTGCGACGCACTCGGGGTTATTCCAGCCACTActggcagagggcagcagggaaGCTCATAGGGAAGCTCATAGGGAAGCTGCCGGTGGGCAGATCCGGGGTGCCGCCCCAAAACCCCGCTCCTGGTTCCTCACCTGCTGTGGCACCTTGAAGCGAACGTAGGAGCAGAGCTTCAGCATGTCGGCCATCTCCTCGGGTGTGGAGGGAATCAGTGGGATCCTGTCGGTGCGCTCAGACTCCTTCAGCTCCCGGAGCGTCTTGACAAACTTGCTCTCAGTGAGACTCGGCAACCCTGGGGTGAAGAAGAAGGGCTGAGCACAGTGCAACATGGCTGCAGTAGAGACCCCAGGAAAGGCCCCTGTCCTGCATGGGGGCCCTGGTCTCAAACTCTAGCTGGACAACCCCCAAAGCTCTGGAGAACAGCAATGAGGGCAGGGCTGTTAATTCCTCCTGTGAGCTCTGTGCCTTGCCAGAGAATTTCAGACTACATGTATGAATTACTTCAAATTCTGCACTATGTGATGTGCAAGGGCTACTTTAGCATCAGCACTACTCTGGGCtcttgcagcagctcctgctcactCTCCTCCATGTGACTCACCTGCAGGACATATCAGAGTCAGGCTACACACATCCTCTGGGTACTGTGCAGCGTAAATCCCAGCAACGTTCCCACCCATGGAGGTGCCAACGAGGTGGAAGGGTCTCTTGTTCAGCTTGATGCACTCCACAAACTGCACAGGAGCAGAAGGGGTGTTGTTAgggcagaggaagcagaggcaTGGTGTCCCTAGAGAGATTCACCCCAAAACCATGAGGCCAGTGGACCGACCCGGCAGCCTGGGCAGGACTATGGGAGGGAGTGGGGCCACATGGGTACCAGCATCCCTTACATCCCTCATACAGCAGGAGTGGCAGCGAAACACCAAGAGACTTTACCTGGTGGATCCTCTTTGCTTGTCCCATAATGGAGTAATCATCCAAGGCTGAGCGGGTTGTGCCCTCATGCCCAGGCAAGTCAACACACACCAAGTGCAGGTTCTTGGGGAGGAACTGCCAAAAGAAAATGGGGTGGTCATACCAATGGGAAGGCAGATTTGCGTTCATAGGGATGAAAAAGATCCAACAAGCAACAGTTGCAGAGCTGAGGGTATTCCTAGCACTTTATAATGATCATCATAGCCCACGTGCCCCTACACCACCCTTGAGTCCCAGGCTATTGACTCACTCAGCAGCACTAAGAAAACTGGAGTCCCACCTTGACTACGGACAGCCACATGTCTTTGTGGCCTGAGAAGCCATGTAGCATCAGGATAGATGGCCGGTACCCAGGTCTTCCTCTATAGGAATAACAAAACTGATAGTCGTCGTCATAGTTGACGTATCTGACCTGCATGCCCAGGGCTCGACGCCAGTACCtggaaacaaggagaaaataactCCAGGAGCAAGACCAGGGTGCAGCAGGACCCCTTTTCCCATATGCCATCTCAATGGTCTTTGAACACACACCAGCACCCTGTTGGTGATCATCCCCCACCCAGAAGATACCAGCCTGACCACACAGAAAACTGGGCTATTCCTCAGAAAGAAGACAGCTCTCACCTGCAGGCTGGCTAAAGATGCTGCAGTAAAACTATCAGCCAGAGGGGACCTGGGCAGAGACCATCAGAGACACTTTGGACAGATGATGTACATACAGTCAAAGGCCATGCAATAGGTACAGGTTTGTCTGCATTTCTCTTACAGTCAAAAGTCAGAACAACTGCTGGGCTCCTCCTGGCAGCCACAGTGCTTCCAAATACGTACACTATATCAGAATTTACATGAGACACAGAATCAAGGTCACCAACACTGCGCTGGGCTGTCCTAGCTCTCTGCCCACTCAAAGCTTATGCATTGTGCAATCCTCTTTTATCATAATCCCTTTTTTGTGGGAGTTAGTGGGACTTAAGCGATATCATGGCCATGTGCGGGTCCTACAAGGAGAGGCGAATTTCTCCCTGAATAAGTGTCTTAAGAGTGCTCGCCTCAAAGGCACCGGTGTAAACTACTGATGGGCAAGTTGGTAACATTTTTAGCAACTGATCCTGATGGATCAATTcagcagaagacaaaataatCTGCACAAAGCTGAACTGATCCCCCGCAAGGTGTTAACAGGCTCAGCAGCCACAGCTAAACCTCTTAACCCGCGGGCAGCAGCGGCTGACCCTGCTGGGCTGGCCCCAGGTGCCCCCCAGCCCCTGTGGGTTGATACCCAGGTCCCCGTGCTGTGGCATCTCAGTGACAGTGAGGAGGGAAGTGAGCGATGGGAGAACGCGGGGGTGTCTGGGGATGTGCCACCACTTCTCTGCTCTCACTCAGCCCTTAACTCACAGCCCAGAAGGATGTTGCTGCAGGTTCTTCCCTGTCTCCCCCTGCAAGGCCACGAGGTGATGCCTTGCCCCATATTGCTGTTGGGTTGGCTTGATGAGGTTTGCATTACTTCACCCCTCTCACCAGCTCCTAGATGCTTTTATTAGAGGGCTGCTATTAAATGCTCCATTAGTAGAACAAACTTAATCGCGCTGGGCAGGATAACATCCTTCACTTACAAGAGGTCACTTTGATGGGGAACACCCctgagccaggctgcaggaGCCACCATCTGCCACCGGCACGTGATAGCAGCTGTGTGGGAGGCCGGTGAGATGCTGAGATGctgcccagctccctgcaggagCACGATTCCAGCTTTCCTTTGCTACAAGCCCAGAAATGAAAGCTGACAGCACACTTATTGCTAATTTCCAGGGACAAATGGGGATGAAGGACATAGCGCCTGCCTGCTGCTATCAGGAAGGACAGGATGCACGTGGGTAAGGAAAACCACCCCTGCACCCACAAGACGGGGAGAATGGGGAAAGTCCTTTCTGTAACTGCCAGCACAAGGACAGGCCCTGCCTTGGAAACTGAGCCCTATTTTCAGAGGGGAGCACTCACCAGTAGTAGATGCGGATGAGTGCAGAGGGCCACAGCAGGAAAGAGGCCACAAAGGCCAGGATGGGGATGGCCAGGGTGCCACCAGCGATGACAAACATGTTGAGCACGTCGAGGTCCATGCTGCTCCTCCGGCTTGGCCCTACCTGCGTGCATGGAACGAGGGATCGGGGGTCAAACACCAGAATCTAGTCAAGGCTAAATGAAATCTTGGCAGCCAGGGAAGAGGAAAACGGTGAGGTGTGAGGCAAAGGAGAGCAGTCAGGAGGGCAATAAAGTATCCTTCTCTTTTACAGCTCAGTGTGACTAATTGTTACAATGTTATCCTCCCCGTGGTGTATATCCTTGAGGGTAACAAGCTCCAGGTGGGCGCAGACCAAGGCGTGGTGATACAGATTGCTCTCAGCCAGCCTAGCAGGTGCAGTGCCCACCCATGaggtgctcacagccctgcGGCTCACATGCAGGCTCTGCCCGCTCCCAAatccccagcacacagctgctgacCTAGAATCCACAGCCTGAGCCCAGCTCCAGGCTCATTACTGCTCTGCACAGGCACCGACTAATCAAGGGAGCAGAGCCTATTAGTGGTCTTGGGAAGGGATGGAAGGAACCTGGCAGGGTGCTCTTTGGCCACCAGCCCTTATCTGAGACATATTCATCCCTGCTCCCAATATGGCACCAAAACATTGCCATACTCCAAATGCCCAAGAGCCATTTTGTGCTTGCTGCCCTTCTCAGGATCCAGCCCAGCTCCCAAATAACCTCCATCAGTGTCCCCCCAGGTAACACACCTGGACAGGTGCCCACAGCCCTTCGCTCTGCTCTCCCAGCTGTCAGCAGCAAGGAtctatttttctcattaaaggATTAAACCCTGCCACGCGCAGCCTTTTTAATGCCTGCTGCTCACCAGCCTATGTCTTGCCTGTTTCCTCAGCACTAGCTCTCTTGTCACACTAGGTTATAAAACAAAACGCTTCCAGTACCTGGTGTCCTCTCACCCACATCTCCTTCTGCCCCAGATTTCCCCATGTCAGCACATGCAGAtgaatttctgcttcttttagCAGCCAGGCCGgcgtgctgtgctgtgaaacaGGAACTAAAGCACCGCGGCAATATCCTCTCCCACACTGACGCTGCAATACCGAATCACATTACAAACACACTGTATGCGACCAAGATGAAAAGTTCACAAGAAGTCTACAGCAAAATTCACTTTCCCACCTTCCCCAGAGATGAAAAGGAGTAACTGTAGTTCAAGGAATGCAGCAGATGTTTGCATCAGACCTCTCCTTAACAAAGCCAAGCATCAGCTATTTCAAGCCTGTCATCCATTTCACAGTTATTAATTTCATTGCAATTTTGCAGGAAGATCTTTGCTCCCTGTGCTCCCTGCCTATAAACAATCCCTTGGAGCAGCAGGAACACCGcgtgccagcagcagggctgcatggTCTGACCCACCTGCCAGCATGTGTTGCCTTTGGCTGTGCCACTAAGAcagggaagaaatgaagcacagagTGCAGACGCTACAGCCCACGAGGAAGACAAGTCCTCAACTTGCACCACtcctggaaagcaaagcaaaaaggggAGATGCATTCAAAGCCCGGCTTACTCTGTAGAgatcccctcctcctcctcttggcGCAGGTCCTGCTCACTGTGGTTGTTGTGGCTCACtgtggaaagaggaaaacaaggtTAGGACcgttctgctgctttccttctccttgctgATCTGCAGCAAGGGAAGTAGTCAGTGTGGGGTATTTAAGAAATCAGCTCCCCTTCCAAACTCATCACTGTTGCCTTCTGACTAACCTTTCCCCTGCCTGTGTAAGTGCAGAACTTTGTGCAATGTTGTACCAGCAGGGCACTCGTTCCAAGTGGGATCAAAGCGTGCACTACAGATGGAGATAATGGGAAAAGCAAGCATGGCCCCAGGTAGCCCAGTGTCATGGAGGGTAGGCTGCCTGGGAGCCCCTGGCTGCCTGCTGGAGAGGCAGCTCAGGCTAAACAGTGAAAGTAAATGGGAACAGCCAGGCACCTTCTGACTGCCACCTATTACTCAGCACGAGGCTGCAGGAGTTGTGGCgaacagcacaaagcaaggCTCCTGCCTTCATCAGTTAACTCACAAACACCCATTAGGCAAGTCTGATAAATGCCTTGTGATGACAGCAGTAAGGCCGTGTAGCAGGCAGGGCATGGGATGCTGAACCAGGAACACCGGTTCGGCCTCTACATcccatggcagcagggagagggctGGGAGACACCCCAGAGCCGGGGTCCAGGCACCCCAAGCAGGCACTGATGTGCCAGAGAGGCCAGGAGATgggagggagctgcagggtgctgcaaGGACACTGTGTCAATGACAGTCCCCAGGGCCACCAGCCAAAGGGACAAGTGGCTGATAGCCAGGTTGGAATCCTCATTAATATTTGTCCTCTTCCAAGCTTATTGGGGCACCCCAGGGAGGCCGGAGAAGACCCAGCCTTGCAGCCCAAGTATacatggtgattttttttccaagcctCATGcaagatgcagcagcagcagcacacagcagtgtgtggGATCAGAAACCTGCCTTTagctcaaaaacaaaacccaagccCACGGATGTGAAAGCAGCTCGCTTCGTTTCCCAGGGAGACGGTGAGGCTTTGCATTGAGCAGTGCCTCTCATTGAGCAGTatctggggatgctgcagcaggcacagggCAAGCCCCTGCAGTGGGCTGAGCACCGGcggggctgcaggaggtgcagggggatggggggggggggggggggggctatGGCCACAGAGCCTTTGTGATGCTCCAGGTGGGAAGCGATGCAGCGTGCAGCTGTGTGCGTGGCAAGGGAGCACTTTCACTCCGACAAATCCCCCACgcacactgtgctgctcatCAGGTGTGTCAAAACTCAAGTAGAAAGATTATgggtctgtgctgggcaggcagGGCACATTGCTCCCTGCGCCCACGGCTCCCTGTTTCTCCCCAACAGACTGTTTATCTCCAAACATCCAAATGCAAAGGAACGCATTTAAGCACTTAACCACTCTAATTGTTGCATGAAAGAGATTTTAAGATCCCACAGCGAGACCAGGGGGCTTTAGTGGGCTTCAACAGCACAAACAgagcccccaggagccccagcTCATAGTGCTCATGGTGTAAGGAAAACCAGCAGAGTGCAAATAAACATCTCCCTCACATCTGCCTCTCCCTGCCATCCCCAACAGCCAGGAAAGCACTATTGACTGTCATCAATGACATGACTAACATTACGATTCCTCAGAGGTATGTTTCGCAGCGTGACCTTTAGATACCAGTCCCAACAAAGTAATGATTTAAGATCTATTTGTATTCGGACGATCTCTGTCCGTCAGCCAGCTCTCTGTCTTAATCCAGTCTCCAAAGGGCTGGAAGTAGGAAATGTGCCCTTTCACCTTCGTTTATTTATAGACAGCAGAAATGAGATCATTATTTCTACAGCGCCGGTTCACAAAACACCCATCTCTGACCCACTTGCAGCTGCACGGCGCAGCTCAGGGCCACGAGCCGGACCCCACCTCCACGCCACCCCCAACCCCAATGCAGATGTCACGAGTGCACTCGGCCTCAGCCCCCTCCGGAGGATGGGGTCGGAGCGCTGAAGTcaccccctccctctcccctcatCCATATATCTCTCCCCAAAAGCCTGCTCCAGTAAAATGACGGCATCCTTCAGAGCAGCATCGCggctctcctcctctttctgccctgattttatttatttttttaactggatGAAAAATTAACGCCAGTTTTTAAGCATATCTTTACAAATTATTGCGTTCCGGTAAGGCCTTTCagtctcctcctccctccccgccTCCACCCATGCCAGGGCCCGGGGGCAGCGGTTCGGTATCCTGgtaccccccccctccccggtgcccctcagccccagcactgccccccGCAGCTCCTCGCCCCCATCGCTTACCGGGCCGGGCGGCAATGGCAGCACCGAGAGAAACGCGGCGGCTCCGTTGCGCCCGCCTCCCCGCGCCGGTACCGGGAAGGATCCGCGGGGGCGCAGCGGAGCGCACGGGCGGTGATGGAAGGGGCGGTGCgaagggagctgcagtgggggTGAAATAGGGGGTGGGAGGAGGTTCAAAAGGGGGTGCAAGGAGCGGGAGGAGGAGTGGGGTGGAAAGGGGGCTGGAAGGGGTTCAGAGGGGGGTGGAATGGGGTTGTAAGGAGGGGGTGACATAGGAGATGTAGTGGAGCTTCAGTGAGATTGTAAGGAGGGACGTGATGGGGCTGTAATGGGACTTCATTTGCAGTGTAATAGGGATGCAGCAGGAGTATAAGAGGGGGGATGAAATAGGGCTACAAAAGGACGATACAATGGAGCTGCAGTGAGGGTGCAAGCAGGACATGCAGTAGGGCTGCAGTGGGGATACAACAGGGGAGCAAGCTGGGGACATAGTGGAGCTTCAGTGGGTACAAGGAGCAATGGGAGTGTACAAGGGGGATGCAACAAGAAGGTGGTAGAAGGTGGTGGGGTTAAAACAGGGTGCaaaggggctgcagcaggtAGGATACAGTGGGGTGCACCGGGGGTGTAAGGGAGCATAGCGAGAAAATATAACTGGGATACGAGGGGatgcagtgaggctgcagcagtgaaagGAAGGTGATGCAACGAGGATTAAGAGAGGATGTGGTATGGCTGCATTAGAAACACAAGGGTGGGTGCAACTGGGGTTACATCAGGGATCTAGAGGGGAGTGCTGCACCTGAAACAGATTGCACAGCCCTCTTTCATGAGGGGAAAATGTAGTTAAATTGGAAATAACATAATCTCCTGAATGAATGCAAGCAAATGGCAATGAATCCTCACCATATCCATGCTATGACAAAGCACGTCCCTTTGGCCCAGCTGGCTGTGAGAGCTGCAAG
It contains:
- the ABHD6 gene encoding monoacylglycerol lipase ABHD6 produces the protein MDLDVLNMFVIAGGTLAIPILAFVASFLLWPSALIRIYYWYWRRALGMQVRYVNYDDDYQFCYSYRGRPGYRPSILMLHGFSGHKDMWLSVVKFLPKNLHLVCVDLPGHEGTTRSALDDYSIMGQAKRIHQFVECIKLNKRPFHLVGTSMGGNVAGIYAAQYPEDVCSLTLICPAGLPSLTESKFVKTLRELKESERTDRIPLIPSTPEEMADMLKLCSYVRFKVPQQILQGLVDVRIPHNDFYRKLFLEIVDEKSRHSLHENMNKIKAPTLVIWGKQDQVLDVSGADILASAIPDCHVSILENCGHSVVVERPRKTANLILEFLAMLHSTGNSKKQA